The window CTCGAATACAAGTTACACTAAGTAGAATTAAAACTAACATCTTTCCCAAGGAGTTCAATTAGTACCCACCTACAAAAATACAAGCtctatgaatgaatgaaattaCAATCCTTCACAATAAGAAAAGTAAATGAAGCCCAAGCGGCTCCATTTACCCTGGCACGGCTGCGCCATCTTTCTGGCTACTTGAGAGGATCACAGTCATTCTTGACCAGGTTTGTGATTCCAGTAAGTGCACCACAAGTGTCTGACAATTATTTTACTGCTCTGCTGCACAGGGGAAATGCTGTTAGTTTATTTTCAATGGAAGCTGCACTTAATAAAGCATTTGAACAACATCTCACGCCCACTGCACAGCCATTTCTCAGAGTTGTTAACTCCACATCGACCTTGTGAGCCCATTAGAGATGCCTGATTAATGTGATCTGTGTAAAGACAGCAATCTCTGTTTTAAGCTCTTTATTCCAAGTAATCTGATTATTCAGCAgccttcttctctgcctctcagATTTGGGATACGGCAGGCCAGGAGCGGTTCCAGTCCTTAGGTGTGGCTTTCTACCGTGGAGCTGACTGCTGCGTCCTGGTGTTTGATGTCACGGCGCCAAACACCTTCAAGACTTTGGACAGCTGGCGGGATGAGTTCTTGATCCAGGCCAGCCCTCGAGATCCAGAGAACTTCCCCTTTGTGGTTTTGGGTAATAAGATTGACTTGGAGAACAGACAGGTGAGTCCCGGTGGGGTGGAACGAGTAACACTCTCTCCACTATGGTCACTTTAATATCCGCTCCTTTGTGTTTCAGGTAACAACCAAGCGGGCACAGGCCTGGTGTCAGAGCAAGAACAACATCCCGTATTTTGAAACCAGCGCCAAGGAGGCGATCAACGTGGAGCAGGCCTTCCAGACCATTGCACGCAACGCCCTTAAACAGGTCAGAAATCCCAGTCTGTCCTCCCAGTAACAGCAGAAAGTGAAATCATCTGACCCGACTGTACCGTCACGTTTCAGGAGACCGAAGTGGAGTTGTACAACGAGTTCCCTGAGCCGATAAAACTGGACCGGAACGAAAGAGCCAAGCCGTCAGCagagacctgcagctgctgaggactCTGAGGAACCTCCGGGGTCGTCGGGGCCGTCACTACCCTGTCTTGCCTTGTCTATATATCCCTCTTTTCCTTAGCCCGATGTGTTATTCCCCAACGCCCAACATTAAAGCAGTATCCTACTCATAGAGTATACaactacacacaaacatgctgcattcaccttatatatatatatagatatattgatatatctatatatatatatatgcaacCCAACACATTTTCTATGATTATCCAGGCCCAAAGAACACCTTAAGCAAATGTGAAATGTACCTGTATGATACTAATTATTTGTTTCCTCATTTACTCTCTTGTGGTCATGACGACGTTTGGGCTTGTCTTATTTTACGTTCTGTGTTTATTGCTGATTTCCAGACAGATTTTTGCTTTTTCGCGGTTACCTAAAAACGGAATATCAAACCGATAGCGCATACATGCTGGTGAGTAGAGTGAAgagaatgtttttgttttaatccatTTTATAGCGGTGGTGGGTGTTTTCTCATTCCCCCAGCCTGCCGACTGCTAACGAATAAAGGAAACATCGCTCCTCAAAAGTTTAGATTTTAAACATATCAAGACGGGCAATTGGTTCACTGTTAGGCGTTTTATTGTACCTCATCCGATGTTTAAGTGGGGgcagagctgaagcagcagaacacaagAAGACGAAGCTGCCGTTTGAAAAGCTGGTTCAGAATTGGTTCACCAGCCCGTCAGACCAGTGTGGAAATCTCAAGTGGATTCTGGTCCACAGAAACCTGAACTGGATAAGGATCTTGTGAAACCACAGTAAATGTAAGCATTTTTTAGGGTTTCTATGCTCTGTGCATTTACTTCAGGTGAGGTTACCAATCAAGACAGCACAGCGTTCTACATGGAAGAACTTGACTTTGTTTGCTCatacctttttctttttttttttactatctACTGCAAGACTTTGTATATTTGCAAAACTCTTTGTCACTATGGGGAAGGCGACAAGTGTATCTCACTCTGCCGCCATCAATTCAAGTGCTTTGCTTTATTTCTCCGGTCTCTTCATGTCGAACTATACAGTAGACTACAAGGAAGCATCCATACTGTAACCTTgaaaggaaagtgtgtgtgtgggggataGTATTGGCATTAATCATGATATAAAAATGATGAATGCATAGTAACTACATTGtttcaaaaatgtcttttcaaGTAATATGGGAAATAAAATTCTTGACTACAGCAATTATTTCGGATGTTTAATCAACGTTCTTGCTTTAAATAGGTTTTTGTTATAAAAcatgttgctatgacaacaaaGGGAACATTTAAAATTCATACACTGGATTTGGGTGCCTTATTTGCTCCCTGAAGCCACTGTTTAAGTGCTCCTGGAGATTTGCACAGTTTCTTGGTGCTTTCTTCATTCTTCTCATTTGTTTCAGGCTCTTTTCTCTTTGTGGGTGTGCTGCTCTTCAGCCAGCTCATCATCATCTTACTGCCTGCTGTGGGTTTGGGTTCCTAGGGATCACAGTGGATAGAAAAAGGGGCACTTTGAGCCTTAACTGCCAACATTTGCAACCGTATTTGGATCAGAACATGATGAATCGGATACCTTTTTGCTGTTCAGGTCCATAGGCTGAACGCAATCTGAGGAGTTGTTGCGTGAGTTGTTAACCAGTGAAGAGACGGGATGAAACGTCAAAATATCTTTGGACTGCAGGAGCTTCATGGCATCTACAGACTTCACCTCCCCAAAGTCCAGCCATTTTCTCacttcttcctctccatccagAATTGCTGGCATCCTAAAGAGGAGCCACAGAGAAGTGTACAGAATAATTCCCCAAGTATGCAAAAAGCTCTTTAGCTCAGttactcttgttttttttttacctatgGTGGATGCTCTGTAAGTTAGGTGAAGCGTTTACAGTGATTACACTGTACGTGTAAAGGGGTTCTCCTCCGCTTGGGGGTGTCCAGCAGTCAAACAGTCCAGCAATGGTCAGTAACTTCCATCCGGTCCACTCGGCTGGTATTTCCTGGCCAGTGCATATCATGATTGTACAGTACATATCAAAATTGTCCAGTTTCATTTAAACTTTACAGGTACTTAAACAACTGCTACATGAAGCAGACGTTTTCGTTTTATCATCAAAACCACCACCTGGTGGGCATGTGCACATTTTTGCTTTGGCTCCTACCCCGCACAGGATATTTTCTGCAGTGGCAATTTCCTCCACAGCTTTACTTCTGCTTAAGATGAAAGAACCgatgctgcagctcttctaCCACAGAAAACTCAATACAAACCTCTGTCAGGTCAGGAGAGGCCTCGGTTGGAGAGTCAGAATTTCCTTTACAATCAGCTGAGGCCTCAGAGTTGTCCTGAGCCTTGAATTTGTCCTCACTGACTGTCTCAGATTGAGGGAAGTATATGAAAAAAGGCTGCTTCTCTTTGTCCTGCCTCTTCCACTCATAAAAACCATCAGCCAGGATGACACAGCGCTGCCCTTTAATCATCGGGCCCTTtaggaaaatgacaaaatgttaaaacacatttggacTCCCAGCATTTTGATCAGAACAAAGCCAGCTTGGCAGCAGCCCGAGGATGATTTAGGAAGATATGCACCTTGTAGGATTTCTTTGACAGCATATTCTCACTGCGACAGTTACTGGTGCTGTATTGCATCTTGTTTGGGTCATTTTCCCTGAACCAGGCAGGCACCAGACCCCAACGCATGGAGgccaacacacactcatccgCTGGAGCATTCTGCCAACaaaggtggggaaaaaacactAAAATTACAATGATACAATTACTTGAAATAGAACACACGTGCTTTTTTATGCAATGTATTTTTAGCATTATGAAAAGT is drawn from Takifugu rubripes chromosome 19, fTakRub1.2, whole genome shotgun sequence and contains these coding sequences:
- the hmces gene encoding abasic site processing protein HMCES; its protein translation is MCGRTACTLAPDEVSRACLYRNRTGRRRQPRWRDGDADKYKPSYNKSPQSQSPVLLSQRHFDKNAPADECVLASMRWGLVPAWFRENDPNKMQYSTSNCRSENMLSKKSYKGPMIKGQRCVILADGFYEWKRQDKEKQPFFIYFPQSETVSEDKFKAQDNSEASADCKGNSDSPTEASPDLTEEIPAEWTGWKLLTIAGLFDCWTPPSGGEPLYTYSVITVNASPNLQSIHHRMPAILDGEEEVRKWLDFGEVKSVDAMKLLQSKDILTFHPVSSLVNNSRNNSSDCVQPMDLNSKKEPKPTAGSKMMMSWLKSSTPTKRKEPETNEKNEESTKKLCKSPGALKQWLQGANKAPKSSV
- the LOC101076529 gene encoding ras-related protein rab7; this encodes MTSRKKVLLKVIILGDSGVGKTSLMNQYVNKKFSNQYKATIGADFLTKEVMVDDRLVTMQIWDTAGQERFQSLGVAFYRGADCCVLVFDVTAPNTFKTLDSWRDEFLIQASPRDPENFPFVVLGNKIDLENRQVTTKRAQAWCQSKNNIPYFETSAKEAINVEQAFQTIARNALKQETEVELYNEFPEPIKLDRNERAKPSAETCSC